TGATGTCATCAGGTGCTGTCTTTTTATCGCCAATTCCAGTAACTTCGTTTCCTTTGCGCATCTCAATAATTACATCTTCTGCTTTGGTTTCCAAGTCAATTGTGGATAATGGTGCTGCAACGTAGAACGGGATTCCGTGCTGTTTGGCCATTGTTGCTACCTGATATGTTCCGATTTTGTTAAAGACATGACCAGTCTTTACAATTCTGTCAGCTCCGACTACTACTTTGTTTACCAATCCGTTTGCCATGGAATAGCCTACTGCTGTATCTGGAATCAAACTTACATCAAATCCATCATGCTTTAGTTCAAATGCTGTCAGTCTTGATCCTTGTTGGATTGGTCTAGTCTCAGTTGCTATTACTTTGATATTCTTTCCGCTCTCTCTGGTTGCTCTAATTACACCTAGTGCAGTGCCGTATGCAACAGTAGCTAGAGCACCTGCATTGCAGTGAGTCATAATTGTATCATTATCATCAAATAAAATGGATCCGTTTTTTCCCATGGCTTTGTTAATCTCAATGTCTTCTTCTGCCATTTTTTTTGCAGTTTCAATTACTAGTTCTTTAATTTGCTCAACTGTCTCTCCAGTCTTTGCAATCTTCATGATTTTTTCCAATCCCCATCCCAAGTTTACTGCAGTAGGTCTAGTTGCAAAAAGAATTTTTCTTGCGTTTTCTAAATCAGATAAAAGATCATCTTTAGTTGTTGCTTTACTTTGCAATACTGCTAGTGCCAATCCAAATGCACCAGACACACCAATTGCAGGGGCACCTCTAACCACTAGAGTTTTGATAGCATCTGCGACTTGATTAAAATCATCAAATTCCACAAAGATTAGTTGATTTGGCAGTTTTGTCTGGTCAATCATTACTACTTTGTTATTTTTCCATTCTACCGTTCGTAAGGAAGAATCAACTACAGTATTATCCATTATTCATAGCAAAATCAGGCTTTTTAAAAATCAATTGGAAAAATATACGTGATTGATTAGATCATGATAGATTTGAGATTAGCAAAGAACAAATCTTTTCTAATTAGTGATTAATTTCTTTGATTCATACATGTATTACCAGTGGAACTAATTAGAAAAAAGATCTCAGAAATGGAAAAAAGATTGAAAGAAAAAACTCTATTTTCAGAAAAGATACATCTGATTCTACACTCAAAAATCATTGGGAGAGCAAAAGTAGACAGGCTCAAAAAATATTATAAACTGATGAAATCACTAGGCAGACACAACTTTACAAACATGCATTTTGGACTTCTCAAGGACTTTTAGATTTACAAATTGTTATATTGTTTTAGCAGATTTTGAATCATATATTGCTAGACATTGCAACAATGGACAAAGTAGACACTCAGGGAATGTACAAAATCTATGATTCATGGCCAGAGATTGCACGTGAATCATACGAGGCCTATCACGAACTTGTAGATTTTCACGATATAGATCACATTGTTTTTGCTGGAATGGGAGGTTCTGGTGCTATTGGAGACTTGTTTGCTTCAATACTATCCAAAAGCGATATTCATGTGTCGCTTATCA
The nucleotide sequence above comes from Nitrosopumilus sp.. Encoded proteins:
- the mtnA gene encoding S-methyl-5-thioribose-1-phosphate isomerase, whose translation is MDNTVVDSSLRTVEWKNNKVVMIDQTKLPNQLIFVEFDDFNQVADAIKTLVVRGAPAIGVSGAFGLALAVLQSKATTKDDLLSDLENARKILFATRPTAVNLGWGLEKIMKIAKTGETVEQIKELVIETAKKMAEEDIEINKAMGKNGSILFDDNDTIMTHCNAGALATVAYGTALGVIRATRESGKNIKVIATETRPIQQGSRLTAFELKHDGFDVSLIPDTAVGYSMANGLVNKVVVGADRIVKTGHVFNKIGTYQVATMAKQHGIPFYVAAPLSTIDLETKAEDVIIEMRKGNEVTGIGDKKTAPDDINVINPAFDMTPPELISGIITEKGVARAPYEESIPKLFQAN